TGGAAGGAGCCGCCCAGCACCACATCGACGGTGTCGTCCGCGCGCTCGGGGTTGTACTCGGCCTTGGCGTTGTCCAGGAAGTACGCCCGCAGCAGGTGCGCCGAGCCGACGCCCTTCGGACCGAACCGCAGGACCGCGATGTCGTTGATCTGCTTCTTCTCATCGCCGGTCTTCTTGACCTGGAACTGTCGGTTGCGGAACTCGTCGGCGATCCGGTTGGCGAGGCCGACCTGGTCGGTGCCGTTCAGTACGTTGATCTTCACGTCCCTGCGCTCGCGCAGGGTCACGTCGGCCCGTGGCCAGCCCTCGGGGCAGCCGCCGCCGGCGCCGGCCTCACTCTGTGTGTCCCGTACCAGTGCGGTGACGACGAAGACCAGCGCCAGCACCCCCAGCAGACCGACGACGACGAGTGCTCGCACTCGTGCAAAGCTCATCAGGGCGCTCCCGGGACAGTGGTGGATGGCGGCCGCCGGCGGTCGGGCCGCCCCGTCGGCCGTCGAGTACGCCGCTGAGGTTAACGGGTGTCCGGCCGTCGCGTGGAAACAGGCGGACATGCCGGCGCGCCGGCCGGGAACCGGGTACTACTACCCCTATCTTCGTGTCGCCTGAGTCACATTGGGAACAACTTCCCGTCGGGGGGCGTACATCTCTGCCACGAGGGCGGTATACATGCCACGCCCGATGGGGGGGGTAAGGTACCGCGCTCGCCGGGAGTACTTCCCCGGCGGCACCGGCCCGGCGTCGGGTGACCGACACAAGTGGTGGCCGGCCAGCGGAACCGAAACATCGTCGTCCGGCGTTACAACCGGAAGCGACAACATCGACATGGGAGAGTGAAACCGATGGCCACCGACTACGACGCCCCGCGGCGCGACGAGGTCGACCTCGGCGAGGACAGCCTGGAAGAGCTGAAGGCCCGGCGCGTCGACTCACAGTCGGGCGCCGTGGACGTCGACGAGGCTGAGGTGGCGGAGAGCTTTGAGCTGCCCGGCGCCGACCTGGCCGACGAGGAACTCACGGTCAAGGTCCTGCCGATGCAGCAGGACGAGTTCCGCTGCGCACGCTGCTTCCTGGTGCACCACCGAAGCCAGCTCGCGGTTGAGCGCGGCGGTGAGCTGATCTGCCGGGAGTGCGTCTGACGCGCATCCCACAGCACGGGCGGCTGCCCCTACGGGGCCGCCGCCCGTTCCGGTCGCCGTGCGGTAGCACGGGGGAGCTGCTTGACTCGTGAGGGATGGCCGCCAGGGCGGCGGTGCATCCATCGGGAGGTTCGGTGCCATGACCGAGCGGAACGAGCGGGACGCCGCGCCCGGCACCGGACCGGCGGGCGACGAACTGGGCGTCACCGTCGCCGCGCTGACCGCCGACGACATCACCCCGGCCCGTCGCCGGCAACTGCTCGGCCGGTTGGTGGGGCAGGCCCGTGCCCGCGGTGTCGGCGACCTGTTCAAGCCGAAGACCGCCGTGCGCTGGATGGTCGACACGGTCGCCGAGATCGCCCCGCACGTGCCGGTCCGGGACCAGGCCACCCTGCGCCGGCACTTCCCCGACCTGGACGGTGAGGCGTTGGCTGAACGCCTGACCCGCAACGCCGCCCGGGCGACCGCGGGGGTCGGCGCCGCGGGCGGTGGCGTCGCGGCCGTCGAGTGGGCCGTCGCCCCGACCCTGCTCTCCGCCCCGGTCCTGCTGGCCGCCGAGACGATTGCCGTGGCGGCGATCGAACTCAAACTGACCGGTGAACTGCACGAGGTCTACGGCGTGCCGCTGCCCCAGGGCGGGACGCAGCGGGCGGTGGCGCTCGTGCAGGCGTGGGCCACCAAACGGGGAATCAACCCGACAATGCCCGGGGTCGGGGTCAGTGCGGTGTTGGGCACCGCGGCCCGCCGGGAGCTGCGCGACACCCTGATCAAGCGCTTCGGGCGCAATCTCACCACGCTGGGGCCGTTCCTCACCGGCGCGGCGGTGGCGAGCTATCTCAACCGGCGGGCCACCCGGGCGATGGCCGACCAACTCCGCGCCGACCTGCGCCGCCAGGGCGCCGGCCTACCGCCGGGACTACCCGGTGTGTCCTGAGCCGACGGCTCAGCCCCGCCCGGTGGGGCGGGCACGGGCCGCGTCCCGGGCGGCGATCAGTGCCGTCGCAAGCTCCACCGGCCGGCGGGTGCTCACCACCCAGAACGGGGTCGGGTCGGCGGGGTCGTCGAGCACCACCTGCACGGCACCGGCGACCCACGGCCGCTGCACCACGAACGCCAGCGGGTCCGCGCCGACGCCGAGCACCTCACGGCGGCCGGCGGCGTCCAGCGGGACCACATCGGCGAC
The sequence above is a segment of the Micromonospora sp. WMMA1363 genome. Coding sequences within it:
- a CDS encoding LytR C-terminal domain-containing protein; this encodes MRALVVVGLLGVLALVFVVTALVRDTQSEAGAGGGCPEGWPRADVTLRERRDVKINVLNGTDQVGLANRIADEFRNRQFQVKKTGDEKKQINDIAVLRFGPKGVGSAHLLRAYFLDNAKAEYNPERADDTVDVVLGGSFQQLATTTEVNQSLGDLGSPVAPPGSCPVRED
- a CDS encoding DUF4193 domain-containing protein, whose amino-acid sequence is MATDYDAPRRDEVDLGEDSLEELKARRVDSQSGAVDVDEAEVAESFELPGADLADEELTVKVLPMQQDEFRCARCFLVHHRSQLAVERGGELICRECV